One segment of Ipomoea triloba cultivar NCNSP0323 chromosome 12, ASM357664v1 DNA contains the following:
- the LOC115998680 gene encoding protein COBRA-like, with the protein MGFSRSILLLLVLAFFTCCFSFSSTDATSHDLNHGGNITINWDVISWTADGYVAVVTIYNYQRLRKIREPGWTLGWRWAKYEVIWTMIGAQTTMQGDCSRFKGNIPHSCRRAPEVVDLLPGTPYNQQVENCCKGGVLSSWGRNGSRAAVSGFQLAVGQAGSTNTTVSLPKNFTFEAPGSGGGYACRRPKIVRPTRFVSPDGRRVTQAMMTWKLSCLYSNKSPKVA; encoded by the exons ATGGGCTTTTCCAGGTCTATACTACTTCTGCTAGTGCTGGCCTTCTTCACTTGCTGCTTCAGCTTCTCATCTACTG ATGCTACCAGTCATGATCTTAACCATGGTGGAAACATCACCATAAATTGGGATGTCATCTCCTGGACAGCCGATGGCTACGTT GCGGTTGTGACCATATACAACTATCAGAGGTTGAGAAAGATCCGAGAACCAGGTTGGACATTGGGATGGAGATGGGCAAAGTACGAGGTGATATGGACTATGATAGGAGCTCAAACAACAATGCAAGGAGATTGTTCCAGATTCAAAGGAAACATCCCACATTCCTGTCGGAGGGCTCCGGAAGTTGTGGACTTGCTGCCCGGTACTCCTTACAACCAGCAGGTAGAAAACTGCTGCAAAGGTGGGGTGCTTAGCTCGTGGGGCAGGAATGGATCTAGAGCCGCCGTGAGTGGATTCCAACTCGCTGTTGGGCAAGCCGGAAGCACCAATACAACCGTCAGCTTGCCCAAGAATTTCACCTTTGAAGCGCCGGGGAGCGGCGGAGGATATGCTTGTCGACGGCCCAAAATTGTGAGGCCTACAAGATTCGTGTCCCCAGATGGGAGAAGAGTGACACAAGCTATGA TGACATGGAAGCTGAGTTGCTTGTACTCGAACAAATCTCCAAAAGTTGCATAA